In a single window of the Leptospira wolffii serovar Khorat str. Khorat-H2 genome:
- a CDS encoding ATP-binding protein — MGKKLINKLTEKHLYVFAIVSVAALIAINQIIIQNLLNKIHSDGMIINVAGRQRMLSQRITKLALKSLIGSNNSIELKQELETWNRIHFALQRGDLEIGLPENKSNAVSKLFEDIAPYQRGLYLSVLQLENSAQILKVVSDIFKNEEAYLPLMNSIVEQMETESKARVRQLELVEIALAVVSLLLLIIEFLFVFRPIIKELKERERKLERLNESKDLIVATIAHDIRNPLNIIQMSLDLLKDRLPEISSKNKDTLASAQNACIRAEKLIRELLELSQLESEEFSLRMEITKLNPYVTTILSPFRYKASEKHIEMKVMIQPPDLSALIDRDRFARVLENLITNSLKFTSDSGSIEINSFEKAGKIWLEIKDTGIGIPEKLKRYIFDKYSKARREGIHGEKPIGLGMSIVKAIVEKHKGDIWLESHEGLGTTFHVCLPKANLKIRNDD; from the coding sequence ATGGGAAAGAAATTGATTAACAAATTAACGGAAAAGCATTTATATGTTTTCGCGATAGTTTCCGTCGCAGCCCTGATTGCTATAAATCAAATTATTATTCAAAATCTTTTGAATAAAATTCATTCGGATGGAATGATAATTAATGTAGCAGGAAGACAACGGATGCTTAGCCAACGAATTACTAAACTTGCTTTAAAGTCATTAATTGGTTCAAATAATTCTATTGAATTAAAGCAAGAACTAGAAACATGGAATAGAATACATTTTGCACTACAACGAGGAGATTTGGAAATTGGCTTGCCAGAAAATAAATCTAATGCCGTATCGAAACTCTTTGAAGATATTGCCCCTTATCAAAGGGGATTGTATTTATCGGTTTTGCAACTTGAAAATAGTGCTCAGATTCTCAAAGTCGTATCAGATATCTTTAAGAATGAAGAAGCATATTTACCTTTAATGAATTCTATTGTGGAGCAAATGGAGACAGAATCTAAAGCCAGGGTGCGCCAACTCGAATTGGTAGAAATTGCTTTAGCGGTAGTTTCTTTGCTGCTACTTATCATCGAATTTTTATTTGTATTTCGACCAATTATTAAAGAATTAAAGGAACGAGAGAGAAAACTCGAGCGTTTAAATGAAAGTAAAGATTTGATTGTAGCAACTATAGCCCATGATATTAGAAACCCACTGAATATAATACAGATGTCTTTAGATCTTTTGAAAGATAGATTGCCTGAAATTTCTAGTAAAAACAAGGATACCCTCGCGTCTGCACAAAATGCATGTATACGGGCAGAAAAGTTAATTCGAGAATTGTTAGAATTGTCTCAGCTTGAAAGCGAAGAATTCTCACTAAGAATGGAGATAACGAAACTTAATCCATATGTAACAACAATTCTTTCACCTTTTCGCTATAAGGCATCGGAAAAGCATATAGAAATGAAAGTGATGATTCAACCTCCAGATCTATCTGCGCTAATAGACCGAGACAGATTTGCCCGAGTTTTAGAAAATCTGATAACAAACTCGCTGAAATTTACTAGTGATTCTGGAAGTATTGAGATTAATTCTTTCGAAAAGGCTGGAAAAATCTGGCTTGAGATCAAGGACACAGGCATCGGGATCCCGGAAAAGTTAAAAAGATACATATTTGATAAATATTCAAAGGCACGCAGAGAAGGGATACATGGAGAAAAGCCGATTGGCTTGGGTATGTCTATTGTTAAGGCAATTGTTGAAAAACATAAAGGAGATATATGGTTGGAAAGCCATGAGGGGCTTGGAACAACATTTCATGTTTGTTTGCCGAAGGCTAATTTAAAAATCCGCAACGACGACTAA
- a CDS encoding helix-turn-helix domain-containing protein translates to MIFELERVRNVWPEVKDLLSVPHSDKQYKRLLKALDELIDEVGNSEKHPLAPLMETVGNLVEEYEKENFTSIDSDPVEVLKYLMEENGLTQKDMAELGSQGVVSEILNGKRELNIRQIKALGKKFKVSPAVFI, encoded by the coding sequence ATGATTTTTGAATTAGAGCGAGTAAGAAATGTTTGGCCAGAAGTAAAAGATCTCTTATCTGTTCCTCATTCTGATAAACAATACAAAAGACTTTTAAAAGCTCTTGATGAATTGATAGATGAGGTTGGTAACAGCGAAAAACATCCATTGGCCCCTTTAATGGAAACAGTGGGAAATCTAGTTGAAGAATACGAAAAAGAGAATTTTACATCAATTGATTCAGATCCCGTCGAGGTATTAAAATATCTTATGGAAGAGAATGGCCTTACTCAAAAGGACATGGCAGAACTTGGTAGTCAGGGAGTTGTTTCCGAGATTCTCAATGGTAAGAGGGAATTGAATATTCGCCAAATCAAAGCATTAGGGAAGAAATTTAAAGTTTCTCCAGCAGTTTTTATCTAA
- a CDS encoding type II toxin-antitoxin system HigB family toxin, with amino-acid sequence MHIISWKKISDFVTKHPNSGPSLKSWFRVVQNTDFKDFDELRKVFKSADQVGKFTVFNISGNNFRLISAIHYNRKKVFIRYVLTHSEYDRGKWKEE; translated from the coding sequence GTGCATATAATTAGCTGGAAGAAGATTTCGGATTTTGTAACTAAACATCCTAATTCAGGGCCTTCTCTTAAAAGCTGGTTTAGAGTAGTTCAGAATACAGATTTTAAAGATTTCGACGAATTAAGAAAAGTGTTTAAAAGCGCGGATCAGGTTGGTAAATTTACAGTCTTTAATATTAGCGGAAATAATTTTAGATTAATTTCTGCCATTCATTATAATCGAAAGAAAGTCTTTATTCGGTATGTTTTAACACATTCAGAATATGATAGAGGAAAATGGAAAGAGGAGTAG